CCGGACACGTTGGAAGCACCGCGTTTTGTCATGCCGTTCAGCGGGCAGCCGCTGCCCATGTTCGACATGCCACGCGGGCAGCGCCGCCTGCAGCGGCTGCTCGACGCGTGCGACAATAGCCAGCGGCTCGTCATCCTGACCCACAACGACCCCGACCCCGATGCGCTGGCCAGCGCCTGGGCCTTACAGACCGTGCTGAGCGCCCGACTCCACATCACCCCTGGCATCGTCTACGGCGGCATGATCGGCCGCGCAGAAAACCGCGCCCTGGTTGCCAACCTGGAGATGCACCTGACCCAGGTGGACAAGATCAACTGGGATGATGTTGACGCCATTGCCCTGATTGACACCCAGGTTGGCGCTTCCAATCATGTACGGCCAGCGAATTTGCCGGTCGTCGCCGTGTTCGACCATCACCCCTTGCGCCGGGGTAAGCGCCAGGCGCGCTACCGCGATGTACGGCCGTGCTACGGCGCCACCTCTACCATTCTGACCGAGTACCTGGTGGCGGCCGAGATTCGACCCCACAGCCAGTTGGCGACGGCGCTCTTCTACGGCATCAAAACCGACACGCGTGGCCTGGCCCGCGACGCCTGCGATTGTGACGCCTGGGCCTACATGGTGCTCCTCCCCCTGATTGACCCCAAGTTGCTGGCGAAGATCGAGCAGGCACGCGTGCCGCGCAGCTACTTCAAGGCGTTCAATGACACCCTGGCGCGGACCGTGTTGTATGACCGCGTGGCGCTGGCCAGCCTGGGGCCGATGGAGCGCCCAGACATGGCCGCGGAGATGGCCGACATTCTGGCCCGACTGGAGGGCACCGATTGGGTCATTTGTTGGGGGCGCTACCAAAACCAGGTGGTGATGGCGGTACGCACCCAGTTGGCGGAGGCCAATGCGGCGCGCATGGTGCGCCAGGTCGTGGGTGAGATGGGCGGCACGGGCGGCCACGCGCACATGGCCGGCGGGCGCATTCCGTATGGCAATGATCCGGAGCGCGTGGAAGAAGAATTGCGCAAGCGCTTCCTGCGGGAACTCAATGTCGCCACGGCCACCGCGCAGCCGCTCATCACCTGACCCGATCACCTTACACGGCGCTGGCCAGCTACACCTATGATGCGGACGGCAACACGGCGGGCGGACTTTTGCCACGAATTACACGAATTGACACGAAAGCAGAAGTTCGATTCGTGCAAATTAGTGAAATTCGTGGCAGAGAAAACGGGGCGGATGATATTAGGAGCGTCGCCAGAATGACCAGGCGACGCCGCGCTGTGGGGCAAAGAGGAAGATCAGGATGAAGATAATGGTGGCGGTCAGGATGATGGCGGCGCCGGAGGCCACGTTCAGGTAGTAGCTGAGATACAGCCCGGCCAGGCTGGAGAAGGCGCCGATCACAGCCGAGACGATCATCATCATACGCAGGCGCCGAGTCAGCAGGTAGGCCGAGGCGGCCGGCGTAACCAGCATGGCTGCTACCAGTCCCACGCCAACCGTCTGCATCGAAACCACGACCGTGAGCGCCAGCAGGATCAACATGGCATAGCGCAGGAGTTCAGCGGGGAGGCGCAGCGTCGCGGCCAACACCGGGTCGAAGGAGATGACCAGGAAGGGACGATAGAGCACCACCACCGTGCCGAGGATGAGTGCGGTCAGGCCGGCTGTCAGCCAGAGGTCGGCCGGGCTGACACCGAGCACATTGCCGAACAGGATGTGAGTCAGATCCACGGCGTAGGTCTTGATGGAACTGATGAGCATGACGCCCAACGACAGCGCGGCCGCAAACATGATGCCGATCGCCGTATCTTCCTTGATCGTGCCCTGACGCGAGAAAGCGCCGATGCCAAGTGCCACCAGCACCGCAGCCACCAGCGCACCTACGGTCAAGTTACCATCGAGGAGATACGCCACAGCGACGCCAGGCAGAATGGCATGCGCCATGGCATCGCCCAGGAAAGCCATGGAGCGCAAGACCACGTAACAGCCGATCACCGCGCATAGGATGCCCACCATCACCGCAGCCAGCAAGCCCCGCTGCATGAATCCATAGGCCAGCGGCGTCAAGAGCCATTCGATCATCTCAGTTCTCGATTTCGGCGCGGCGCCGCGTTGCCTGACTGGCCGGCAGATTGCCGTGGCGCAGGCGCCGTGGTGGATTTTGGGGGCGCCACCATGACCGTTTCGTCCTCCGGGCAGCAGTGGTCTACCACGGCCACCCCCTCTGGCAACATGAGCACCTGGCCGCCGAAGGCTTCGGCCAGGCGCTGCGTGGTGAACACCTGCGCCGGCGGGCCAAAGGCGATTAGACGCTGGTTGAGGAGCAGCACCATCTCGAAACGGCTGGCGGCCAGGGCCAGGTCGTGCGTGGAAATCAACACCGTCACCTGCTGGGCGCGCAGACGATTGAGCAGAGCCAGGGTAGATTCCTGCGTCGCCATGTCAACGCCGGTGAACGGCTCATCCATGAGCAGGATGTGCGGCTCCTGGGCCAGGGCGCGTGCCAGGAAGGCACGCTGCTGTTGACCGCCTGAAAGCTCGCCAATGGCACGGCCGGCCAGCGCTGCAATGCCCATCGCGTCCAGGGCACGCGTCACCGCGGCGCGATCGGCGGCGTTGGGGCGGCGCAGCCAGCCCTGACGGCCATAGCGGCCCATCATCACCACGTCGGCCACGGTGACAGGAAAGCGCCAGTCAACCTCTTCGCGCTGCGGCACATAGGCGACGCAGTCCTGATGCACGCCCAGCGGCTGGCCGTGGATCAAGATGCGGCCATTGCGCAGGGGCAGCAGGCCCACCAATGCCTTGAACAGGGTTGACTTGCCCGCCCCGTTTGGCCCCACCACGGCCACCTGCGCGCCGTGGGGCACCTGGAAGGAGAGGTCACGCAAGGCCGGCCGGCCGTCGAAGCCGACCGTGATGCCGTCTACATCCAGGCGTGCCGGTGCGTCAGGGCGGGGTATGGCGGTCTCAAGTGCGGGGGGCATACTCAGGGTATCAATCACGTCGGGCCTCGCTTCTTTCAACGCGGTCATCGGTGGCTATCAAGAGAGTCTTATTTCAATGCTGCCACGATGGTACGCGTATTGTGCTTCATCATCTCGATGTAGGTAGCGCCTTCTCCGCCAGGGGCGCTGAGCGAATGGCTGAGCAGGCCGGTGACGACGCTGGCGCCGGTTTCGGCCGCAACCTGTTCGGCCAGTTGGGGGTTGGCGCCGGTTTCCAGAAAAATGGCGCGCGCGCCCGTTGCCTTGATCTGGTCAACTAACGCGGCCAGTTGCTGCGCCGAAGGTGAGGCCCCACTGCTGACACTGGGAACGATGGCGCCAATGATCTGAAACCCGTAGCGGTCGGCAAAATAGCCCAGACTCTCGTGGTTGGTCACCAACTGCCGCTGTGCGATGGGCACCTGGTTGGTTTGCTCACGGATCCAGGCGTCCAGGGCCTGTAACTGGGTCACATACGCGGCCGCGTTGGCGGCATAGAGCAGGGCGCCGTCCGGGTCCACCTGGCTCAGGCCATCGCGGATATTTTCGACGTAGCGCATAACCAGGATGGGGTCGAGCCAGAAATGAGGGTCGCCTTCCTCATGCTCTGGCTCTGCGCTGTCATGGGCTTCTTCGGTTGCGGTTGGCGTGCGCGGGGTCAGGCCGTTAGCGGCTTCGATCACCACGCGCTTGCCATCCGCGTTCTGCAGCAGTTTGTCCAGGAAAGCCTCCAGCCCGACGCCGTTGGTGACCAGCACCGTGCTGGCGCTGACTTTCGCCACGTCGGCGGGCGTCGGCTCGAAGCTGTGCGGGTCCACGCCGAGCGGCATCAGGGTGTCAACCGTCAGACGGTCGCCGGCGACCTGGCGGGTGATGTCGGCCAGGAAGGTCTCCACCACCAGGACGTTGGGAGCCGCCGGCGTAGAGGAGCGAGGAGAAAGCGCCGGGCTGGGGGCACAGGCAGTGAGCAGCAGCAACGCCCACACGAGAATCAGGGGCGTTCGTTTGCTGAAGCCATCAAATTGAGACATAGTGTTCCTTGATCTCATGAAGTTAGAGAAGATGCGGACGAATATGAATCAGCGCAAAAGCACTGTATTCGGCGCTGGGCTCGTACGACTAAGCCCATCGCCTCATCGCTTGACATGGCATTGTCAAGACTGCCTGCTCATTTTGGAGTTGCAGGCAGTTTTCATGTTCTTTAGTCTAATTCATGACTGACCGGCTGTCAAATGATCGGTTTGGCGTGGGTGCATGGCGGTCTGGGGGCAGATCGGGCGACTGCAAGTCGCTGCAACGAGGTCAAAGTCCAGACCGGTGTTATACCGGGTTTGTTGTCGCCAGAAAAATATGCTATACTCCTGGAACTCACGAACGAGAGGTAGACCTAAGGAAACAGGCGCAATTCGTGCCCGCTTGCAGTACACATCCACCAGACGTGAGGAGATTATCCATGATTCATGTACGCGTCAGACTATTTGCCTCGCTGCGCGAGCGGCTTGGCCAGTCCTCCCTGACCCTGGAGTTGAACGAAGGCGCGACCGCGGCGGCTGTCCTGGCGACGCTGGCCGCGGTCGCGCCTTCGTTGGGCGAGACGAGCAATCTGGCCCTGGCTGTCAATCAACGTTATGCCACGGATGCCACACCGCTGGCCGATGGTGACGAGGTCGCGCTGCTGCCGCCTGTCAGCGGCGGTAGCGCCGCGCCGTGCTTCGAAATCACCACGGCGCCGATCTCGCTGGATGAGGTGGCGCAGCGCGTCAACGTGCCCACGCATGGCGCCATTATTCTATTTGCGGGAATCGTGCGCGGAGACTCAGACAGCGGGCAAACAGACTACCTGGAGTATGAGGCCTACACGGATATGGCCGTGGCGTGCTTTCAGCAGATTGCCGATGAGGTGGTTGCGCGCTGGCCGGCCGTGACCGGGGTAGTCATCGTTCACCGCTGTGGGCGCCTGGAGGTGGGTGAGACGAGCGTTGCCATCGCAATTGCTGCTGCGCACCGGCAGGGCGCCTTCGAGGCGTGCAGCTATGCGATCGAACGCCTCAAGACGATTGCCCCGATCTGGAAGAAGGAAGTCGGCCCTGATGGCACCTACTGGGTGGAGGGGCCGCGGGGCGGTTGAGTAGCCTGCTGCTACGCGGTCCAGCGAGCCAACATGTTGGGGACGCGGGCGGCTGGCGGCGCTGCGGGCGAGACGTCCGCGCTGCCAGCCCGTGACGCTGTCCGGCTCGCTTTTTGACGATGGTTCGGGGGCATGGTATAATTTGGCCCGGCAAGCGCCTTAACAAACAAGAGATTGGTCAACCGTCGCTGGGGTGCGTAAGCGCCTCAGAGGAACTTCCCGACTCCCCCTGCGGTTATCCGCAGAAGGTTGCCCCACGAAACAGCAAGTGGGGGCGCCCGGCCGCAAGCCGGGTGACTACAACCGCAACAGAAAACATTCCCGCCAGTGCTTGGCTTGCGCCGGCACGGGTCAGGGCTGAAACGGTGGGGTAAGAGCCTACCGGCGAGGGCAGCAATGTCCTCGGCCAGGCGAGCGTGCAACCGGGAGCAAGGTGAGTGGGCCAGGCCAGCCGTCAGGCGGCTTGGTCTCATCGCAGCGGTGACGGCGATACCAGGTAACACCTGGCAAGCCAGGAACTGCCACGGAGACACTCTGCATAAGGGTGTTCTCGGTGAGAAAGATGACGGTAAACAGAATCGGGGGTATGTACCACTCTTTTGTTTTGTGAGTGCAGGCACGGTTGATTCCGTTGTCAGGTCAACGGTCTTGTGGCGCCCGTTGCTGCAAGCGGGCGTCAGCCAAGCCGACGTGGCGGAATGGCAGACGCGACAGACTTAGGATCTGTTGCCCTACGGGGTGTGGAGGTTCGAGTCCTCTCGTCGGCACAGCCAGTTTTTGATGATGGTTGCACGCACAAGGCGTGTCCAACGTCTCAAATCAGTCGGGCCCGTGGCCTAGCGGGAAGGCACCTCCTTTGCAAGGAGGGGAGCGTCGGTTCGAATCCGACCGGGTCCACCTTAAAATAGCCGGCGGCTGTGGGCAGCAGACAGGCCAAAGGCTCTTACATGAACATGCGGGCGTGGCTCAGTGGTAGAGCATCTCCTTGCCAAGGAGAGAGTCGTGGGTTCGAATCCCATCGCCCGCTCTGTGGTCGTGCATGTTATGCGGGCGTGGCTCAGTGGTAGAGCATCTCCTTGCCAAGGAGAGAGTCGTGGGTTCGAATCCCATCGCCCGCTCTGCGCGATCATCGGCAAGCGTCCGGGCTTGCCGCTCAGCCGAGGTAGCTCAGTTGGTAGAGCACGTCACTGAAAATGACGGAGTCCCCAGTTCAAGTCTGGGTCTCGGCACTCAGTTTACCCATCGTGAGATCGGGGATCGTCTAATGGCAGGACAAGGGACTTTGAATCCCTGTATCGAGGTTCGAGTCCTCGTCCCCGAACCTGCAAGCGCCAGGAACCGGTGAGCCAGGTACATGGCTGGCCTCACCCGTGTCCTGGCTGTCACGATGAACGGTAAGCTTGACGTGTGCATGGTGGCCATAGCTCAATTGGCGGAGCACCTGGTTGTGGCCCAGGAGGCTGTGGGTTCAAGCCCCACTGGTCACCCACCTGAGTGGTTGAAAGCCCAGATTCGTGAAGTTATACGAATCGCGGGCTTTTTTGTTTAGTCATTTTCGTTTCACAGGGGGATGCGAGGGGAGACGAGGCGAGGTGCGACCATGGGTAACGTTCTGGTCCTTAATGCCAGCTATGAACCACTGAGTGTGGTGTCGGTAAGACGCGCCATTGTTCTGTTGCTCAAGGAAAAAGCCGAATTGGTGGAGGCGGCCGAAGCCTATCTGCGCGCCGAACAGCAGGCGTTTCGGGTGCCGCTGGTCATTCGGCTGGTCTGCTACGTGCGCATTCCCATGCATCTGTCACTGCCGCTGTCGCGACGCACCGTCATCTCCCGCGACCACTACACCTGTCAATACTGTGGCTGCCAGTTTGGCCGCAGTGATCTGACGCTCGACCACGTGGTGCCGCGCAGCCGCGGGGGCGCAACGGCCTGGGAAAATGTGGTGGCGGCCTGCCGCGGCTGCAATCAGCGCAAGGGTAATCGCACCCCCGATGAGGCCGGCTACGCGCTACTCTCCGTGCCCCGGCGTCCACGCTACATTGCGCTGACCCTGCTCAACGAGTACAGCCCTGGTCATCATAGCTCCTGGCAGAAGTATTTGTATTGAACGGCAGTCACAGAGGGTTGGCGGACGTGTGTCTCTAAAAGCGAAAGGCTCTCCGGTGAAGGAGAGCCTTTCTTTTTGGCACCGTAGCGTCTACAGGTTACCCCGAGGCGATGCTACGGTGCCGCGTGTACTACGATCACTCATGAAGCATCACCTCCTCGGAATGGGATAGCAGAAGGTTGAAACTGGCTTGGCTGCCAGCGTGCGGACATTATCGCACAGAGTTGACGATCTGTCAAGAAGTCATTTTAGCGCGGGCGCCGGACTGGTTGTCTCCAGGTCGTCACGGCTGTCGAACCGCTGCACAGTCCACACGAAGGCTGCCAACGAGGGGCTTTGCCGGCGCAGTTGCTGCAACTGCAGCCCGATGGGGTCCACCGCGCCGACGCCGGTCGCATAGCTGCCGTGGA
This portion of the Candidatus Amarolinea dominans genome encodes:
- a CDS encoding DHH family phosphoesterase, producing the protein MTELPDTLEAPRFVMPFSGQPLPMFDMPRGQRRLQRLLDACDNSQRLVILTHNDPDPDALASAWALQTVLSARLHITPGIVYGGMIGRAENRALVANLEMHLTQVDKINWDDVDAIALIDTQVGASNHVRPANLPVVAVFDHHPLRRGKRQARYRDVRPCYGATSTILTEYLVAAEIRPHSQLATALFYGIKTDTRGLARDACDCDAWAYMVLLPLIDPKLLAKIEQARVPRSYFKAFNDTLARTVLYDRVALASLGPMERPDMAAEMADILARLEGTDWVICWGRYQNQVVMAVRTQLAEANAARMVRQVVGEMGGTGGHAHMAGGRIPYGNDPERVEEELRKRFLRELNVATATAQPLIT
- a CDS encoding metal ABC transporter permease; this encodes MIEWLLTPLAYGFMQRGLLAAVMVGILCAVIGCYVVLRSMAFLGDAMAHAILPGVAVAYLLDGNLTVGALVAAVLVALGIGAFSRQGTIKEDTAIGIMFAAALSLGVMLISSIKTYAVDLTHILFGNVLGVSPADLWLTAGLTALILGTVVVLYRPFLVISFDPVLAATLRLPAELLRYAMLILLALTVVVSMQTVGVGLVAAMLVTPAASAYLLTRRLRMMMIVSAVIGAFSSLAGLYLSYYLNVASGAAIILTATIIFILIFLFAPQRGVAWSFWRRS
- a CDS encoding metal ABC transporter ATP-binding protein, with translation MPPALETAIPRPDAPARLDVDGITVGFDGRPALRDLSFQVPHGAQVAVVGPNGAGKSTLFKALVGLLPLRNGRILIHGQPLGVHQDCVAYVPQREEVDWRFPVTVADVVMMGRYGRQGWLRRPNAADRAAVTRALDAMGIAALAGRAIGELSGGQQQRAFLARALAQEPHILLMDEPFTGVDMATQESTLALLNRLRAQQVTVLISTHDLALAASRFEMVLLLNQRLIAFGPPAQVFTTQRLAEAFGGQVLMLPEGVAVVDHCCPEDETVMVAPPKSTTAPAPRQSAGQSGNAAPRRNRELR
- a CDS encoding zinc ABC transporter substrate-binding protein, which codes for MSQFDGFSKRTPLILVWALLLLTACAPSPALSPRSSTPAAPNVLVVETFLADITRQVAGDRLTVDTLMPLGVDPHSFEPTPADVAKVSASTVLVTNGVGLEAFLDKLLQNADGKRVVIEAANGLTPRTPTATEEAHDSAEPEHEEGDPHFWLDPILVMRYVENIRDGLSQVDPDGALLYAANAAAYVTQLQALDAWIREQTNQVPIAQRQLVTNHESLGYFADRYGFQIIGAIVPSVSSGASPSAQQLAALVDQIKATGARAIFLETGANPQLAEQVAAETGASVVTGLLSHSLSAPGGEGATYIEMMKHNTRTIVAALK
- the moaD gene encoding molybdopterin converting factor subunit 1, with the protein product MIHVRVRLFASLRERLGQSSLTLELNEGATAAAVLATLAAVAPSLGETSNLALAVNQRYATDATPLADGDEVALLPPVSGGSAAPCFEITTAPISLDEVAQRVNVPTHGAIILFAGIVRGDSDSGQTDYLEYEAYTDMAVACFQQIADEVVARWPAVTGVVIVHRCGRLEVGETSVAIAIAAAHRQGAFEACSYAIERLKTIAPIWKKEVGPDGTYWVEGPRGG
- a CDS encoding HNH endonuclease; amino-acid sequence: MGNVLVLNASYEPLSVVSVRRAIVLLLKEKAELVEAAEAYLRAEQQAFRVPLVIRLVCYVRIPMHLSLPLSRRTVISRDHYTCQYCGCQFGRSDLTLDHVVPRSRGGATAWENVVAACRGCNQRKGNRTPDEAGYALLSVPRRPRYIALTLLNEYSPGHHSSWQKYLY